The Deltaproteobacteria bacterium region CCGTCCAGTTGGTGGAGGAGCTCTCTAAGAAATTGGGCAAGGAAGTCTTTATGGCTAAAGATTTCCCAGGATTTTGCCTGAACCGGATGTTTCCTCTATTCATCAATGAGGCTTTCTATGTCCTTATGGAAGGAGTCAGCAAAGCAGAGGACATCGATACGGGCGTACGCTTGAATTTACGGCATCCCATGGGCCCCCTGGAATTGGCCGACTTCGTGGGATTGGACACCATATTATCCATCTTGGAGTATTTAAATCGGGAAATAGGCGACCGATATCGGCCCTGCCCTTTACTGAAAAAACTAGTCCTTGGAGGACATTTGGGAATCAAAACCGGCAAGGGTGTTTATGATTATACGGCAAGCGTGAAAAAAAGCCGGGTATTATGAAGGACGCAGAGGATTTTAAAGATGGTGCTGAAAAACATCTGGGGGGTGATCTTATGAATTTGGCCGCCATTTCTTTGGAATACCAAGCCATTCGCCGGCCAGATAAAACTGCGGTCGTATTCGGGGAGAAGGGGTATTCTTATTCTCTTCTGAATGCCGAGGCCAACAAGGTGGCCAATGCGTTTGTGTCCCTAGGGGTTGAGAAAGGGGACCGGGTTTCAATGTGGCTCCCCAACTGCCTCGAATTCATCACTTCTTTTTATGGCATCCTGAAGGTGGGCGGGGTGGTTGTCCCAATGAACATCCTCTTCAAGGCCAGAGAGATTGAATACCTCCTGTCTAACTCGGAAGCGAAGGTTCTTATCACAATGGCCCCATGTTTAGACACCGTGAGGCAAGTGAGGAATAAACTGCCCGCTTTGGAAAAAGTCATTGCCGTAGGTTTGGAGGACCACGCGGCCGATGCTCTCTCTTTTGAAAAATGGATCGGCCTATTTTCAGAAAATTTCTTCAGCATCGATCTTAGCCTCGATGATACCGCCACCATTCTTTACACCTCTGGCACCACCGGAAACCCCAAAGGAGCCATGCTGACCCATCGCAATCTGTATATGAATGCCGAATATTACGCCGAGGGCCTGGGGGCCAATGAAAATTGGGTGGGAATCTGCCTGCTTCCCCTATCCCATCTGCTTTCCCTGGCTGCAGGCCAATTCGTGCTTTTTGGCCGGGGCGCTACCCTGCATGTAATGGAGCGATTCGTGGCCGAGCAGGCGGCGATGATCATCGCCCGGCACAAGATTAATTATACCTTTGCAGTGCCTACAGTTTATGCCACGTTCTTGAACTTGTCTGATGAG contains the following coding sequences:
- a CDS encoding 3-hydroxyacyl-CoA dehydrogenase family protein; this encodes VQLVEELSKKLGKEVFMAKDFPGFCLNRMFPLFINEAFYVLMEGVSKAEDIDTGVRLNLRHPMGPLELADFVGLDTILSILEYLNREIGDRYRPCPLLKKLVLGGHLGIKTGKGVYDYTASVKKSRVL
- a CDS encoding long-chain-fatty-acid--CoA ligase, whose product is MKDAEDFKDGAEKHLGGDLMNLAAISLEYQAIRRPDKTAVVFGEKGYSYSLLNAEANKVANAFVSLGVEKGDRVSMWLPNCLEFITSFYGILKVGGVVVPMNILFKAREIEYLLSNSEAKVLITMAPCLDTVRQVRNKLPALEKVIAVGLEDHAADALSFEKWIGLFSENFFSIDLSLDDTATILYTSGTTGNPKGAMLTHRNLYMNAEYYAEGLGANENWVGICLLPLSHLLSLAAGQFVLFGRGATLHVMERFVAEQAAMIIARHKINYTFAVPTVYATFLNLSDEPQYDLSSLEVCITTGSMTPLDLRKRFEEKYNCTTIQAYGQVESSPVITMDRLDLPRKFKSVGYPLPQIEVKIVDDDDHTLPPNTHGEICCRGHCVMKGYWKNPEGTAEAIKDGWLHTGDIGMIDEDGYVYIFDRKKDMIICGGYNIYPIEIENLLYENPKVLEASVVAVPDERLGEIPKAYIVLKPGETATEQEIMDYVKERLAAYKKLRAVEFMETLPKGPTGKILRRALRERA